Proteins encoded within one genomic window of Thiothrix litoralis:
- the rplU gene encoding 50S ribosomal protein L21, translated as MYAVIVTGGKQYRVAQGDSIFVEKLDAEEGANIDFDNVLMVGEGDTVQIGAPYVAGAKVTANVVTQTRGVKVRIMKFRRRKHHQKCTGHRQYLTQIEITGISAA; from the coding sequence ATGTATGCGGTCATCGTAACGGGCGGTAAACAGTACCGCGTCGCTCAAGGCGACAGCATCTTCGTTGAAAAACTGGATGCAGAAGAAGGCGCAAACATTGATTTCGATAATGTCCTGATGGTCGGGGAAGGTGACACCGTGCAAATCGGCGCACCTTACGTTGCAGGCGCGAAAGTCACTGCAAACGTTGTGACCCAGACTCGCGGCGTCAAAGTGCGGATCATGAAATTCCGCCGCCGTAAGCACCATCAGAAATGTACTGGTCATCGCCAGTACCTGACACAAATCGAAATCACTGGTATTTCAGCAGCGTAA
- the rpmA gene encoding 50S ribosomal protein L27 gives MAHKKAGGSTRNGRDSESKRLGVKRFGGQFVLAGNILVRQRGTRFHAGENVGLGKDHTLFAKADGIVVFKQKGAENRKFVSIQPVEGCSA, from the coding sequence ATGGCACATAAGAAAGCAGGCGGTAGTACCCGCAACGGTCGCGATTCAGAATCGAAACGACTTGGCGTTAAGCGCTTTGGTGGTCAATTCGTTCTGGCTGGTAACATTCTTGTTCGCCAGCGTGGTACACGTTTCCATGCTGGTGAAAATGTAGGTCTTGGTAAAGACCATACATTGTTCGCCAAGGCAGACGGCATCGTGGTTTTCAAGCAAAAAGGCGCTGAAAACCGTAAGTTTGTAAGCATCCAGCCTGTTGAAGGTTGCTCTGCTTAA
- the ispB gene encoding octaprenyl diphosphate synthase has product MDFNSIRQLADADMQAVNALIQRRLHSDVVLINQLSHYIIGSGGKRLRPLLALLVARACGYQGERHIDIAAIVEFIHTATLLHDDVVDESDMRRGKETANNVWGNQAAVLVGDFLYSRSFEMMVDVGSMRVMEILSTTTNVIAEGEVLQLLNCHDPDTSESRYMEVIHSKTAKLFEAACQLGAVLTGLSAEHEQAMAKYGMHLGTAFQLVDDVLDYTADAEEMGKNVGDDLAEGKPTLPLIIAIQRSDAATAAILRSAIEQGGLDQIDAIMQAITDTKAIDYTLERAKGETEAAIASLQCLPDSAYRQALESLAWFAINRSH; this is encoded by the coding sequence ATGGATTTTAACTCAATACGCCAACTTGCCGATGCCGACATGCAGGCAGTCAATGCTCTAATTCAGCGTCGCCTGCATTCTGATGTCGTGCTTATCAACCAGCTCAGCCATTACATTATCGGTAGTGGTGGCAAGCGTTTACGCCCGTTACTGGCCTTGCTGGTTGCCCGTGCCTGTGGCTATCAGGGCGAACGTCACATTGATATTGCCGCGATTGTGGAATTCATCCACACCGCCACCTTGCTGCATGACGACGTGGTGGACGAATCCGACATGCGCCGTGGCAAGGAAACCGCCAACAACGTCTGGGGCAACCAAGCCGCTGTACTGGTTGGCGACTTCCTGTATTCACGCTCGTTTGAAATGATGGTGGATGTCGGCAGTATGCGCGTGATGGAAATCCTTTCCACCACCACCAACGTCATTGCCGAAGGCGAAGTCTTGCAGTTACTCAACTGCCACGACCCTGACACATCCGAAAGCCGTTACATGGAAGTGATTCACTCTAAAACGGCGAAACTGTTTGAAGCAGCGTGTCAGTTGGGTGCAGTCCTCACAGGCTTGAGTGCGGAACACGAACAGGCGATGGCAAAATACGGGATGCATTTGGGTACAGCGTTCCAATTAGTCGATGATGTGTTGGATTACACCGCTGATGCCGAAGAAATGGGTAAAAACGTCGGCGATGATTTAGCCGAGGGCAAACCGACCTTACCACTGATTATTGCCATACAACGTAGTGATGCGGCGACAGCGGCCATACTCCGCAGCGCCATTGAGCAAGGTGGACTGGATCAGATCGACGCCATCATGCAGGCTATTACCGACACCAAGGCAATTGATTACACGCTGGAACGCGCCAAAGGTGAAACCGAAGCCGCGATTGCCAGCCTGCAATGCCTGCCCGATAGCGCGTACCGGCAGGCATTGGAATCACTGGCGTGGTTTGCGATTAACCGTAGTCACTAA
- a CDS encoding DUF3501 family protein — MDKLTRADLMSLEQYSMERKAFREKVMAHKANRKIHIGSNATLYFEDRLTMLYQVQEMLRIEKIFESAGINEELEAYNPLIPDGSNWKATFMVEFSDVEERKVQLGRLIGIERKTWVQVAGFDKVYPIANEDLTRETEEKTSAVHFLRFELTPVIVAAVREGAAIAMGIEHPNYTHTVTLSEASRASLAADLG, encoded by the coding sequence ATGGATAAGTTGACACGTGCAGACTTGATGAGTCTGGAACAGTATTCAATGGAACGCAAAGCCTTCCGCGAGAAGGTGATGGCACATAAGGCTAACCGCAAAATACACATTGGCTCGAATGCGACGCTGTATTTTGAAGATCGCCTGACCATGCTGTATCAGGTGCAGGAAATGCTGCGAATCGAGAAGATTTTCGAGTCCGCTGGTATTAACGAAGAGCTAGAAGCCTATAACCCGCTGATCCCGGACGGTTCCAACTGGAAAGCGACCTTCATGGTCGAATTTTCTGATGTGGAAGAGCGCAAAGTGCAATTGGGGCGGCTGATCGGCATTGAGCGCAAAACCTGGGTGCAAGTAGCGGGTTTCGATAAGGTGTACCCGATTGCCAATGAGGATTTGACGCGGGAAACCGAAGAAAAAACCTCAGCGGTGCATTTTCTGCGCTTTGAGCTGACGCCCGTGATAGTGGCAGCGGTGCGCGAAGGTGCGGCTATCGCGATGGGGATTGAGCACCCTAATTACACCCATACCGTTACTTTGAGCGAAGCTTCGCGCGCTTCGCTCGCGGCTGATTTGGGTTAG